The Deltaproteobacteria bacterium genome includes the window AGAAAATGCATCGGGAAAAAGGCGCCGTTGAAGAAGATGTAGGTCAGAAAGAAATGCAACTTTGCCATGCCTTCGTTCATCGACCGGCCGAACATTTTTGGGAACCAGTAGTAAACGGCGGCGAACAAAGCGAAGACGATGCCGGCAACCACGTAGTGGAAATGCGCCACGATGTAATAGGTGTCGTGAATGAAGATATCGACCGGCGTCGAAGCCATGAAGATGCCGCTCAAGCCGCCGATCAAAAAGTTCGACACGAAACCGAGCGCAAACAGCATCGGCGCGGTGAAACGAATCGTGCCGCCCCAAAGTGTGCCGAGCCAATTGAAGGTCTTGATCGCTGACGGCACTGCAATGACCATGGTCGTCATCATGAACGCGGTGCCCAAAAGCGGGTTCATACCGCTGACGAACATATGATGGCCCCAGACGATCCAGGACAAAAACGCAATGGCGATCATTGAGAATGCCATAGCGTGGTAACCGAAGATCGGCTTACGAGAAAAAGTCGAAAGGATATCGGAGGTCACGCCCATGGCCGGCAACACCAGAATATAAACTTCCGGATGGCCGAAGAACCAGAACATATGCTGCCAGAGCAGCGGCTCACCGCCGCCTTCCGGCAAGAAGAAGCTCGTCCCCATGGTGCGGTCGAAAAGCAGCATCGCCAGCGCCGCCGTCAAAACCGGCAGCGCCAAAAGCAAGAGGATCGCGGTGACAAACAGCGACCAGACGGTCAGCGGCATGCGAAAATAGGTCATGCCCGGCGCGCGCATGTTGACGATGGTCGTAATGTAATTAATAGCGCCCATCAACGATGAAACGCCGTTGATGAGCAGGGCTATGATCCATAAATTCTGCCCCAGCCCAACACCGGTGTACTGGCTTCGCGCCGACAGCGTTGCGTAGCTCGTCCAACCTCCTCCCGCCGGCCCGCCAGCGACAAAGAAGCTCGCCAGCATCACGATGCCCGAGACAAACGACACCCAAAAAGAAAACATGTTGAGCTTGGGAAACGCCATGTCTCCCGCGCCAATCATCAAAGGAATCAGAAAATTGCCGAAGGTCCCGACCATGATCGGCATGACGACGAAGAAAATCATGATCGTGGCGTGCATGGTGAACAAGGCGTTATACGTTTGCGGCGGAATGATGCCGCCGCCCTTTTCACCGGGGTAAATGTAGGGCTCCGAGATAAAACCCAAACCCGGCACCGGTGTTTCCGGCCAAGCCAGCTGCCAGCGGACTAGCATGGCAAGCAAGCCGCCGACCAAGATCATGAATAAGCCCTGGAACAAAAACTGCCGCCCGATCATCTTATGATCGAGCGAAAAAATATAATGACTAATGAAACTCTGTTGATGGTGGCCGTGCGCCGCGTGGGCTGCTTCGCTCATCGCTTAAGATCCTCCGTCTAAAACTCAGAAACCTGCTTACTCTATGCGAGATTGGTTGGTTCGGCTCGTCCTGAGCCGTGCCGGCGTATAGTTCCTTACTGCTGGATGCTGACTTCCACTCGCCGGGCCTCAGCGTCGTTGCCCGTGCCGGTCGTTTCCTGCGGCTTTTGCATGACAACACGGTCTTCACCAATGCCGGCTGCTTTTAGCGCTTCACGCGCGGCCCTGGCGCGGTTTTTGGCGAGCTCTTCGTTTTGCGCCTTGTTGCCGGTGGGATCGTGATATCCGGAAATCACCGCTTTGCTGCTCGGGTTGGCATTGAGATAGTCGAGAATAACTTTCAACGTCTCCGGCGTTTCCTTGGGGAGAGCGTTGGCGCCCACTGCGAAATAGAGTTTGGCCGCCGGTGGAAGCGCGGCGGTTGCCGGAGCCGGAGCCGGCGCTTCGGCTTGGGCGGCCGGTTTGCCACCGAGGTTCTGGTCAGCCCATTTCTTGTAATCTTCCGCGCTATGCACGTAGAGCCAGCCCTTCATGCCCGAGTGGCCGAAGCCGCAGAGTTCGGCGCAGGGCAGCTCATATTTGCCGGCCTTGGTGGCCTCGAACCAGACAAGAATATTACGCCCCGGCACCGCGTCTTGTTTTAGGCGCAGGCTCGGTGCGAACAGGCTATGGATGACGTCCTTCGATGTCAGTTGAATGCGGATGACTTTATTGACCGGCACATGAATGTCGTTGTCGAACTTCACATCGTCTTCGGTGCCCAACTTGCCGTCAGCACCCGGGTAGGCGACGTCCCAATTGAACTGTTTTGCCGCCACTGAGATTTCAAAATCGCTCGCCGGCGCATGGCGCTTCACTTTGGCCCAGGTGTTGGCGCTCATGAAAGCCAACACAATCAGAATCGCCGCCGGCACGATGGTCCAAATGATTTCTAATGTCGTGTTGCCGTGGGAATAGGTCGCGCGCCGTCCCCCGGTTTCGCGATAGATAAAGAGAAACACCACCATCAGCACGGTTACCAATACGAACGCGACCGCGGTGATGTAGTAGATGAGAAAGAATAGTGAATCTATTTCACCGCCGTACGTCGAGACATTTTCCGGCAACCACTGAAGCATCTAGTCAACCATCCTTAAAAAATGATTTTGCGAAAATGGCGTGGAAACTTTTCTTTGCTAACACAGCGATTCCACCATTTCAAGCGAAAATCTCTTTGAATTACCAAGCTTTTATGCGATTGTGTGGCGCACTCTTACGAACTGAGATATTTTTTTTCGATGAATGTTTGGTACACCCTGAGCGCGTCGCTCCATCTGGTCGCGATCGCCCTATGGCTCGGCGGCATAGCCTTTTTTCTAGTGGTTTACGGCCCGGCAGTGCATCAATTGGAGCCCAATATCGGCATACGGGCGCTCCATCGCGGCCGTTTGGCTTTCGAAAAACTCTCCTGGCTGGCGATCATTGTGCTTCTGATCACCGGCATCGCCAACATCATACTGCGCAGCCATGCCAGCAACCTGCCGCTCGCGCCGTCCTACATGTTGGGCTTGTCCATCAAGCTCTTTCTTTTCCTGGCGATGGTGGTGCATCACTGCCTGCAGGTTTTCAAATATGGCCCGCAACTCGCCGCGTTGACGGAGCGGGCGCCGACCCATGCCATGGTTTGGCCCGAGGAGCTGCGCGCGCAATGGCAGCGCTGGTTCACGCTGCTTAAAATCAACGCGACGCTGGGGCCGATTGTGATACTGATGGGGTTGATGTTGACGCGTTAGTAAAGCGAAAAACCCGAAACAATCGATTTTTCGTGATTTTCCTGTGTTTCGTGGTTCTCGTCTAACCTTTCGGATACAAACTCTTGATCAAGCCGCTGTCTTCGAGCTGTCTGACGAAGCGGGTATCCATGAAAGCTTCCGGCGCGAAACTATTCGCCCGAGGATCGCGCACGGCCACCTGTTCGAGCACGAACTTTATCCCGCCCGCTGTCGGATAGGGCACGCGCTGCAGTTTGGGCGCGTAAAAGTCCACCGTGGAGGCAAGAATCGCGGCGTCTTTGATGCCGGTGTATTTGCCGGTGACTTTCATCGCCAACTCGCGATTGTTGATATAGAGCGCGATGGCTTCGGTGTAGGCGCGGACGAAGCGCTGCACCGTATCCATGTTGTCTTTGATGTAGGATTTTTTCACCGCCAGGCCGACAAACGGAAACTCCAATCCCAACTTGGCAATATCGGCCAGCTCTTTGAAGCCGATGCGCTTGCCGTGGTCCGTGAACGGGTCGGCCAACGCGCCGGCGGCGACGCGGCCGGATTGGATGCTGTTGAAAATGCCCGGATAGTCTTCGAGCTGGATCAGCGCGACATCTTTTTCCGGTTGGAGGCCAGCCCTGCGGATCGCGTAGCGCGCCGAGATGTCTGTGTTAGAGCCATAGCGAGTTACCCCCACGGCTTTACCTTTCAGATCTTCCATGCGGTTGACCGTGCCCATGATCACGATCGGCGTCGTATTGAGCGCGACAGCGACAAATGTCACATCCATGCCGGCAACACCCGCGGCGAGCATCGCAGGCCCGCCCATTTGTGACAATTGAATTTCGCCGGCGACCAAAGTCTGCGCCATGGTCGAGCCGCTACGGATGTAAGCCACATCGGCGCGCAGGCCATTTTTCTCGAACAGGCCGGCTTCGCGTGCCATCCACAATACGGCGTGCGGCCCCGAGGTCGCCGCGTACCCGGTCATCACGCGCGCCGGCGTCTGCGCCAAGGCCTGCTGGCCGCCGAGTAGCAACGCCAACAGAAAAAACATCGATCGAATCATTTGTCCTCCATTCACTTACTTGATTCCAGGACGGATTCAGAAGTATAGAGGTAAGCGAGAAGCAAGGTCAATATTGGGCTTTCCGAATAGGAGCTCGAATGGTGTATCTGCGCAAGATGTTTCTTTTGCTGGCTTTCGTTTTGCTTCAGGCCGGCCCGGCGGCGGCCGCCAACATAAATGTCGTTTGGACCAGCGAGGTTGGCCAGTTCGCCCCGCTCTGGGTGACCAAAGAGGCCAAGCTGTTCGAGAAATACGGCAACAGTGTGCAACTCATATTCATTCAAGGCGCTTCCTCCGCGGCAGCGGCGCTCACCTCTGGCGACGCCCACGTCGGGATGTTTTCGCCGCAGGTGGTGATTTCGACGCCGCAGTTGGAATTGCTCATGTTCGGCCGCCTGGGCAATACGATGGATAATCGCATCTATGCCAAGAAAGGCATCAAGAGCCTCAAAGAAGTAAAACGGGTGGCCATTAGCCGCTTTGGCAGCAACGCCGACTTCGCGGCTCGCTATCTCCTACAGCGCGAAGGGTTGAAACCGGAAATCGACGTGGCTTTGCTGCAAGTCGGCAATCAATCCAACCGCATCGCCGCGGTGGAAACCAACAACGCCGACGCCGCCATGCTGACGCCGCCGATGACGCTTCAGGCGCGCAAACTCGGCATGACGCTCTTGGTCGACGCCTCGAAGATGAACATTCCCTATTCCAGCTTGATGTTTGTCGCGCGCCGCCCCTACTTGACCAAAACCCGCGCCGAGTTGGTCAACTTCACCAAAGCGATGATCGAGGGCGTGGCGCTTTACAAAGCGAACAAGGAGTTTTCGCTCAAAGTGTTGTCCAAGTACATGAAAGTTCAAGATCGTGAAATATTGGAAGAAAACTTTCGCGAGTACGATTTTCCGCTCAGGCCCTACCCTGCCAAAGAATACTTCGAGCTGCCGATTCAAGAAGTCGGCAAGAAGGATCCCAAGGTTTTGAAGGAAAATCCCGAACGCTACGCCGACATGTCGCTGGTCAAAGAAATCGAAAACAGTGGCTTCATCGACAAGGTGATGGCGGAATACAAAGTCAAATAGCTGAGAAGGATTCCTTACCCCTTTGCAAAAAGGGGGGAACACTGAACTGAGAATAAGCGATTTTACTCATCAATAAAGGAGGACAAACTATGGCAAGCTCAAGAGGCGCAACTCTACTAGGCCCTGACAAACTGGAACTACGCGAATACCCCATCCCCGACATTCCGCCCGATGGTGGATTGTTGAAAGTCGAGATAGGCGGCGTCTGCGGCACTGACGTCAAGTATCTCCACGGCAAGCTCAAAGTCGACTACCCGATCATCCTCGGCCATGAAATCCTTGGCCGGGTCGAGAAGCTCGGCAGCAAGGCCGCGGCGATCCACCACGTCAAAGAAGGCGACCGGGTCATTCTCAAGGGCGCGCTGGGCTGCGGCCGCTGCCCCGACTGTCGGCGCAACAATCAGCGCTTCTGCCGGCAAAGAACCAATTACGGCGGACGCACCAAGTGCGACCAGCCGCCGCATCTGTTTGGCGGCTTCGCCGATTATCTCTATCTCGCGCCCGACGTGCTTTGCACCAAAGTGAGCGAGTCGCTTTCTGCTGAAGCGGCCGCGCTCGTGGGCTCCGTGATGGCCAACGGCTTTCAGTGGGCGCTCAAACGGGGTGGCGTTAAGATGGGTGATTACGTTTTGATCCAGGGCCCCGGCCAGCAGGGGCTATCCTGCACCTTTGCTTCCAAGCACGGCGGCGCCGCGAAAATTTTCGTCAGCGGCATCGGCCGCGACAAACCGCGGCTCGATTTGGCGAAAAAATTTGGCGCCACGCGCGTTATTAACGTCGAAGAAGAAGACGTGGTCGAAGTCGTTCGTAAAGAAACCAACGGCGAGATGTGCGACGTGGTCGTCGATGTTTCCGGCAATCCCAATGCGATCTTGAAATCAGTCGACTGCCTGCACCGCCAGGCCACCATGGTCCTCGGCGGTTTGACCGGCGACACGACGGTGACGCCGATGCTCATGGACAAACTAGTCTGGAGCGAGATCAAGCTCCAAGGCTGCTTCACCGCCGACAACGACGCCACCGAAGCGGCGCTACGCATCATCGAAGAGACCAAATTCCCGGTTGAGCAAATGGTCAGCCACGTCTTTCCCTTAAAAGACATCGAGCACTGCATCCGCTCCATCGGCGGCGAAGTGCCGGGCACGTTCCCGACCAAGGCGTTGATCAATCCGGCGATCGGTTAAAACAAAAGGTAGGGGCGACCGGCCGGTCGCCCTTACAGATTGCATGATCCAAGGCCTCAAAGACAAAGTCGTCATCGTCACCGGCGGTGCCCATGGTATCGGCAAAGCCTACTGCAAAGGGTTTGCCGGCGCTCGAGCGCGGGTGGTGATTGCCGACAGTGATCAGGCCGCCGCGGAAAAAGCTGCAGCCGAAATCGTAGGGGCGATTCATGAATCGCCCTTCCCGCTGCACACCGATGTTTCGAACGAAGCATCAACAAAAAACATGGCGGCCAAAGTGCTGGAGCGCTTTGGCCGCATCGATGTATTGATCAACAACGCCGCGGTATTTTCGGTCGTGCCGATGAACCGCGGCCGCATCGAAACCATCGACCCTGATGAGTGGGATCGTTTGATGGCGGTGAATCTGCGCGGCCTGTTTTTCTGCTGCCGCGCGGTCTTGCCGACCATGCGCGCGCAGAAATCCGGCAAGATCATCAACGTCGCCTCGGGAACGGTCTTCGCCGGCAGCCCGGGGCGCATTCACTACGTGACGTCGAAAACCGCCACCATCGGTTTCACCCGCACGCTGGCGCGCGAAGTCGGTGAGTTCAACATCAATGTGAACTGTCTGGCGCCGGGCAACACGCTATCGGAAGAAAACCCGGACGAAGCGACGATTCGCCTGCGCGAATCGTCGGCGGGCCTGCGCGCACTCAAGCGCGTGCAAGTGCCCCAGGACGTCGTCGGCGCCATGCTGTTTCTCGCGTCGCCGTTGAGCGATTTCATGACAGGACAAACCGTCAACGTCGACGGCGGGATATCGTTTCTTTGAGGCACCAGTGTTCAACACTGCACCCTTAATGGGATCGAAGGTTCCGTCATACCGGCGCAGGCCGGTATCCATCCCTCAACCCAACCTGGATGCCGGCCTGCGCCGGCATGACGTTATGAGGAGTTTGCCATGAACGTTTCCTATCCGATCATCGACGCCGACGGCCATATCTTGGAAAAAGATCGCGAGCTGCACGACTACCTCGGCGGCCGCTACTCCAGCGCACCGCGCTTCGAGACCTATGGCTACTTTCCGTCGCTCGACGGCTGGAATCGCGGCACCGGTGTGCCGGGAAAAGATCCGGAGACGCCGGCTTCGCGCTGGCTGCAATTCTTGGACGAGTTAGGGGTCCACTTGACGGTTCTCTACCCCACCAGCGGATTAGGATTGGGGCTAGTACAGAATCCCGAGTGGTCCTGCGTGCTCGCGCGGGCTTACAACTCTTGGCTCTCCGACCGCTTTTTGAAGGTGAGCCCGCGCCTGCAAGGCGTGGCGCTCTTGCCGGTGCATGAGCCCATCGAGGCCGCCAAAGAATTAGCGCGTGCGAAGTCGCTCGGCTTCGTCGCCGGTCTCATGCCGGCCGTCACCTGGCTGCACAAGGGCTACGGCCACCATGACTTCGATCCAATCTACGAAGCGGCGGAGAAGCTCGACATGCCGCTCACGATCCACGGCGCGCCCAGCCGCGGCATGGGCTTCGATTTCTTCAACAAGTTTCTCCACGTCCACACGCTGGAACATCCGTTCGCGATCTTGATTCAATTCACCCACATGGTTTTCGAAGGTGTCTTCGTGCGCTTTCCCAAACTGCGCGTGGCGTATCTCGAAGCCGGCTGCGGCTGGCTCCCCTACATGATGGACCGCATGGACGAAGAGATGGAGAAGCCCTACCGCGTTCAGGCGCCGCTGTTGAAACAAAAACCCAGCGAGCTGATCCGCAATGGCCAGATCTGGACCACCTGCGAAGTCGAGGAGAAAGCGCTGCCGTCGGTGCTGAAACTATTCAATCCCAAATGCTTGATGTGGCCCTCGGACTATCCGCACGAGCGGCTGCCGGACATGTTCAAGCGCGATATTCCGGAGTTTCTCGAACGGGACGACATCAGCGACGAAACTAAGAAAGCGATCCTGCACGACAACCCAGTGAACTTTTACCGGCTGAAGATTTAAGAAAGTATCTCGCGCAGAGGCGCAGAGATCGCAGAGAAAAAATATTTTCCGAACTCAGCGCCTCGGCGCGAGATATTCTTCTGAATTCTCCCCCACAGGAGGCTCATCATGCGTTTGAAAGACAAAGTTGCCATCGTCACCGGCGGCGGCGTGGGCATCGGTAAAGCCTATGCCCACGGTCTCGCGAAAGAAGGTGCGAAGGTTGTCGTCGCCGATATTCAAGACACCGAAGCGCAGAAGGTCGCCGCGGAAATCAAAGCCGCCGGCGGCGCAGCGATCGCCGTCGCGGTGGATGTGACGTCGCGAGAAAAAACTCAAGCCATGGCGGCCGCCGCGCTCAAAGCCTACGGCCGCATCGATATTCTCGTCAACAACGCGGGGCTCTATTCCGCGCTCAAGAAGAAAGCCTTCATGGAAATCGACGGCGACGAGTGGGACCGCGTCATGGCGGTCAATGTCAAAGGACTTTGGCATTGCGTCAAAGCCGTCTATCCGTCGATGAAACAGCAGGGCAAAGGCAAGATCATCAATATTTCGTCGGGCACGACCCAAACCGGCACGCCGATGTTTTTGCACTACGTCTCGTCGAAGGGTGCGGTGCTCTCGTTTACCCGCGCCTTGGCGCGCGAGGTGGGCAGCGACAACATCTGCGTCAACTCGATCATGCCCGGCCTGACTATTTCGGGCCCCAACCAGGAAGGGGTCACCAGCCCCGAGCAGCTCGCCGACCGCAGAAAGCGGCGCGCCTTTCAGCGCGACCAAGTGCCGCAGGATCTCGTCGGCACGGTGATCTTTCTTGCTTCTGATGACAGCGACTTCATGACCGGCCAGTCGATCGTCGTCGACGGCGGCATGAACATGCATTGAGGCAACGGGATTAGAGGGTCGCGAGACTTATTCAAAGACTATACTCGTAAACGTCACCGCCGAGCCGGTCTCCTGCGTGAAGGCTTGGCCGTAGTGCAGGTGATTGCCGCGCGTGTCGTCGAGCAGATGAATGAGTGAGTAGAGCGGCGAGAAGCCGCAGATTTTGCGCTTGTCCTGATCTTTGGCGATCTCGTGAAAAAATCCCGGCGCGTCCAGGGCAGCTAAACGCTCGACCAGTTTGTGGTCTTCGTCTTCAACCCATTTGAGGAACGCTTCATCGACCGGTTCGTGATCGCCGAATTGCTTGCCCACATGGGCTAGGTCGACGCCGGCAACGAAACAGACTTGCCGGCCGTCGGATTCGGCAAGCCGGCGCAAAACGCTAAGGAACTTGCCGACATCGTTTTGGCTCTCCGGCAGGGTTTTGCTGATCATCGCTTCGTGAAACGACGACACCAAGATTGGCACGATCTTAAACGGCCGCTCCGGTTTGCCGGAGAGCTCGGCGCGTTTTTGCGCGATGTACTTCAAATAGAGCACTTGGAATTCGACCGAATGCTCGCCGCGGTGCAGATACTCGTCGACAAAAAAATCGCTGGCACATTGCTCGTGCAAGCGGTTGACAAATTCTCGATCGGTCTCGACGACGCCCAGCGGGGTCTCAAAATCTTTCAGCGTTAAAATATACGGCATTTCGCCGCCGCAGTGCGAAGTCCCAAGGATAATGTAGAGATCCGCCCCTGCGCTTTCCGCCAAGCTCTTGTACGCCCAGGCATAGGCGGGCCCGCCGCGATGGAAATCGATGTGCGGCGCAACGATCGCTTTCGGCGTCGGCGCAGAGTTTTTGCCCGCCGGCATGCCCGGCCCTTTCGGCGATTGAAAGTAACCGTCGAGCTGGGCTCTGAGCCCACGCGCATCGTTCTTGTAGCAACCACCCACATGCGCGGCGGCGCGCGTCGGCTGCCGGCGAAACTCTAAGATCAACCCTTTTTGGAACGTCGCGAAGTTCTCACTCTGCAAATAGTGCTGCTGGTCGAGCATGTCGACGAACTTTTTCAGCTCGTCGCTCAGCAGCAATGTGCCAAACTGTTTGGCATAGGCCTCCTGAATATCGAGCAGCGAATGCTGGCCGTCGAAGTGAGAAAGAATGAAATAACCCACCGGCGAAAGACCGATGGGGGTGGCGAAGTTGGCGGGATCTTTAAGATAGATAAGGGTCTGCTCCCCCTCTTTTACCGGGAACGCATCGACATATCGCAGCAGCGGTTTGTCCATGGGTCCGAACAAAAATCAGACAATGCCTAATCTCTGCTTCGCCTCCTCGGCGATCATGCTCGGATTCCACGGCGGGTCCCAGACCAGATCGACAGTGGCATCGCTCACCCCTTCGAGCGCCATGATTTTCTGTTTGGCGTCGTTGGCGATCATCGTCCCCATGCCGCAGCCCGGCGCCGTCAGCGTCATCTTTACCGCCACCTGATCGTCGTTGACTTCGACGTCGTAGACCAAACCGAGGTCGACGATGTTGACCGGAATCTCCGGGTCGTAGCAATCTTGCAGCGCTTCGTAAACCTGTTCTTTGGTGACCATGAGAGTTTTCCTCTTAGCTCGAGACGATTTTCAACCCTTGAACTCTCTGCGCGCGCTCGGAAGCGATCGACAGTTGGCCGGCCAACTTGGCCGCGATATCGAGAAAACTTTTGCTTACGGGTGATTTCGGATCTTGCACGAGAATCGGCACGCCGCTGTCGCCGCCCTCGCGCAGCGCCGGTGTGATCGGAATTTCACCGAGATAAGGAATTTGAAATCGATCTGCTGCATTCTTGGCGCCGCCGCGGGAAAAAATATCGTGCTCCTTGCCGCAGCCGTCGCAGATGAAATAGCTCATGTTCTCAACGATGCCGAGGATCGGAATCATCACTTTGTCGAACATCGATTTCGCCCGCACGACATCGGCCAACGCGACGTTCTGCGGCGTCGCCACCAACAACGCGCCGCTGACTTTCAATTGCTGCGAAAAAGTAATCTGCACGTCGCCGGTGCCCGGCGGCATGTCGACGACCAGATAATCCAAGTCGCCCCAATGCACGTCGGCCATCAATTGATGCAGCGCTTTGCCCAACATTGGGCCGCGCCAGATCACCGCCTGATCGGGGTCGAGAAAAAAGCCGATGGACATGATCGGAATGCCGTGCGCCATGGTCGGCGCGATTTTCTGCGCGCCGGCGACGTCGACCTTGGTGGGCTCGCCCTTCACGCCCATGATGATCGGCACCGAGGGGCCGTAAATGTCGGCATCGAGGAGGCCCGTCGCCGCGCCGTGCGCTTTGAGCGCGACCGCGAGATTGGCGGCCACCGTCGACTTGCCCACGCCGCCCTTGCCCGCAGCGACCAACACGACATTTTTCACCGACGGCAAGAGATCGGTCTGTCCGGCGCCAGCTTTGCTGCCACGCACCTGAGCGCCGAAGTTAATTTCCAGCCCGGTAATCCCCGCCACGCTGGCCAGGGCCATTTTACAGTCGGTTTCAATAGTTTCTCGGAGCGGACAGGCTGGCGTCGTCAGCTCCACGGTAAAGCTAACCCTGCCGCCGTTTAGGGCGAGTTGCTTCACCATGCCTAGGCTGACAATGTCTCGGTGCAGTTCCGGATCTTGCACGCGGCTTAATGCTTGAAGAATTTGCTCCTGCGTTACAGCTTCCACAAGGTTCCTTTCGCGAATGAAAAAACTATAGACCTATAAGGTCTATCAGGTCAACGATTCTCCCCGGCCAAAGCGCAGCGCGCAGAGTTTTCATTGCATCTGCCGCTACTTACC containing:
- a CDS encoding ABC transporter substrate-binding protein, translated to MIRSMFFLLALLLGGQQALAQTPARVMTGYAATSGPHAVLWMAREAGLFEKNGLRADVAYIRSGSTMAQTLVAGEIQLSQMGGPAMLAAGVAGMDVTFVAVALNTTPIVIMGTVNRMEDLKGKAVGVTRYGSNTDISARYAIRRAGLQPEKDVALIQLEDYPGIFNSIQSGRVAAGALADPFTDHGKRIGFKELADIAKLGLEFPFVGLAVKKSYIKDNMDTVQRFVRAYTEAIALYINNRELAMKVTGKYTGIKDAAILASTVDFYAPKLQRVPYPTAGGIKFVLEQVAVRDPRANSFAPEAFMDTRFVRQLEDSGLIKSLYPKG
- the coxB gene encoding cytochrome c oxidase subunit II yields the protein MLQWLPENVSTYGGEIDSLFFLIYYITAVAFVLVTVLMVVFLFIYRETGGRRATYSHGNTTLEIIWTIVPAAILIVLAFMSANTWAKVKRHAPASDFEISVAAKQFNWDVAYPGADGKLGTEDDVKFDNDIHVPVNKVIRIQLTSKDVIHSLFAPSLRLKQDAVPGRNILVWFEATKAGKYELPCAELCGFGHSGMKGWLYVHSAEDYKKWADQNLGGKPAAQAEAPAPAPATAALPPAAKLYFAVGANALPKETPETLKVILDYLNANPSSKAVISGYHDPTGNKAQNEELAKNRARAAREALKAAGIGEDRVVMQKPQETTGTGNDAEARRVEVSIQQ
- a CDS encoding ABC transporter substrate-binding protein yields the protein MVYLRKMFLLLAFVLLQAGPAAAANINVVWTSEVGQFAPLWVTKEAKLFEKYGNSVQLIFIQGASSAAAALTSGDAHVGMFSPQVVISTPQLELLMFGRLGNTMDNRIYAKKGIKSLKEVKRVAISRFGSNADFAARYLLQREGLKPEIDVALLQVGNQSNRIAAVETNNADAAMLTPPMTLQARKLGMTLLVDASKMNIPYSSLMFVARRPYLTKTRAELVNFTKAMIEGVALYKANKEFSLKVLSKYMKVQDREILEENFREYDFPLRPYPAKEYFELPIQEVGKKDPKVLKENPERYADMSLVKEIENSGFIDKVMAEYKVK
- a CDS encoding zinc-binding dehydrogenase: MASSRGATLLGPDKLELREYPIPDIPPDGGLLKVEIGGVCGTDVKYLHGKLKVDYPIILGHEILGRVEKLGSKAAAIHHVKEGDRVILKGALGCGRCPDCRRNNQRFCRQRTNYGGRTKCDQPPHLFGGFADYLYLAPDVLCTKVSESLSAEAAALVGSVMANGFQWALKRGGVKMGDYVLIQGPGQQGLSCTFASKHGGAAKIFVSGIGRDKPRLDLAKKFGATRVINVEEEDVVEVVRKETNGEMCDVVVDVSGNPNAILKSVDCLHRQATMVLGGLTGDTTVTPMLMDKLVWSEIKLQGCFTADNDATEAALRIIEETKFPVEQMVSHVFPLKDIEHCIRSIGGEVPGTFPTKALINPAIG
- a CDS encoding glucose 1-dehydrogenase; the encoded protein is MMRLKDKVAIVTGGGVGIGKAYAHGLAKEGAKVVVADIQDTEAQKVAAEIKAAGGAAIAVAVDVTSREKTQAMAAAALKAYGRIDILVNNAGLYSALKKKAFMEIDGDEWDRVMAVNVKGLWHCVKAVYPSMKQQGKGKIINISSGTTQTGTPMFLHYVSSKGAVLSFTRALAREVGSDNICVNSIMPGLTISGPNQEGVTSPEQLADRRKRRAFQRDQVPQDLVGTVIFLASDDSDFMTGQSIVVDGGMNMH
- a CDS encoding cytochrome c oxidase subunit I; protein product: MSEAAHAAHGHHQQSFISHYIFSLDHKMIGRQFLFQGLFMILVGGLLAMLVRWQLAWPETPVPGLGFISEPYIYPGEKGGGIIPPQTYNALFTMHATIMIFFVVMPIMVGTFGNFLIPLMIGAGDMAFPKLNMFSFWVSFVSGIVMLASFFVAGGPAGGGWTSYATLSARSQYTGVGLGQNLWIIALLINGVSSLMGAINYITTIVNMRAPGMTYFRMPLTVWSLFVTAILLLLALPVLTAALAMLLFDRTMGTSFFLPEGGGEPLLWQHMFWFFGHPEVYILVLPAMGVTSDILSTFSRKPIFGYHAMAFSMIAIAFLSWIVWGHHMFVSGMNPLLGTAFMMTTMVIAVPSAIKTFNWLGTLWGGTIRFTAPMLFALGFVSNFLIGGLSGIFMASTPVDIFIHDTYYIVAHFHYVVAGIVFALFAAVYYWFPKMFGRSMNEGMAKLHFFLTYIFFNGAFFPMHFLGVGGHMRRIYNPMQYEFLQPMQHWNVFITVSALLLGASQIFFLWNFVWSLIAGKKAEKNPWQANTLEWTVPYPTPHGNFEHTPTVYRGAYEYSSPEVKEDWLPQDRNLGTKAAARAH
- a CDS encoding DUF59 domain-containing protein, translating into MVTKEQVYEALQDCYDPEIPVNIVDLGLVYDVEVNDDQVAVKMTLTAPGCGMGTMIANDAKQKIMALEGVSDATVDLVWDPPWNPSMIAEEAKQRLGIV
- a CDS encoding SDR family oxidoreductase, translating into MIQGLKDKVVIVTGGAHGIGKAYCKGFAGARARVVIADSDQAAAEKAAAEIVGAIHESPFPLHTDVSNEASTKNMAAKVLERFGRIDVLINNAAVFSVVPMNRGRIETIDPDEWDRLMAVNLRGLFFCCRAVLPTMRAQKSGKIINVASGTVFAGSPGRIHYVTSKTATIGFTRTLAREVGEFNINVNCLAPGNTLSEENPDEATIRLRESSAGLRALKRVQVPQDVVGAMLFLASPLSDFMTGQTVNVDGGISFL
- the amrB gene encoding AmmeMemoRadiSam system protein B — its product is MDKPLLRYVDAFPVKEGEQTLIYLKDPANFATPIGLSPVGYFILSHFDGQHSLLDIQEAYAKQFGTLLLSDELKKFVDMLDQQHYLQSENFATFQKGLILEFRRQPTRAAAHVGGCYKNDARGLRAQLDGYFQSPKGPGMPAGKNSAPTPKAIVAPHIDFHRGGPAYAWAYKSLAESAGADLYIILGTSHCGGEMPYILTLKDFETPLGVVETDREFVNRLHEQCASDFFVDEYLHRGEHSVEFQVLYLKYIAQKRAELSGKPERPFKIVPILVSSFHEAMISKTLPESQNDVGKFLSVLRRLAESDGRQVCFVAGVDLAHVGKQFGDHEPVDEAFLKWVEDEDHKLVERLAALDAPGFFHEIAKDQDKRKICGFSPLYSLIHLLDDTRGNHLHYGQAFTQETGSAVTFTSIVFE
- a CDS encoding amidohydrolase; translated protein: MNVSYPIIDADGHILEKDRELHDYLGGRYSSAPRFETYGYFPSLDGWNRGTGVPGKDPETPASRWLQFLDELGVHLTVLYPTSGLGLGLVQNPEWSCVLARAYNSWLSDRFLKVSPRLQGVALLPVHEPIEAAKELARAKSLGFVAGLMPAVTWLHKGYGHHDFDPIYEAAEKLDMPLTIHGAPSRGMGFDFFNKFLHVHTLEHPFAILIQFTHMVFEGVFVRFPKLRVAYLEAGCGWLPYMMDRMDEEMEKPYRVQAPLLKQKPSELIRNGQIWTTCEVEEKALPSVLKLFNPKCLMWPSDYPHERLPDMFKRDIPEFLERDDISDETKKAILHDNPVNFYRLKI